GCGGCTAACGCCGAAAAAATAATCCGGGAAATTAAAAATAATAAAAATGCTTACGATTATATTGAAGTAATGGCTTGCCCCGGCGGCTGTATCGGCGGCGGCGGCCAGCCAATCCCGACCACCCTGGAAATCGTCAAAAAAAGAATTGAGGCCTTATATAAAATTGATTCCCAAATGGAAATAAGAAAAGCGCATTTAAATCCCGTGGTTAAAGATTTTTTTGACAATTACATCAACAATTTATCGGTTGCCGAGCAAAAAAAATTACTCAAAACCAATTATTCGCCTAAAAATAAATTTGAATAAAAATAATTATTAAAATTATGATTAACGAACAAGCAATAGTTTTTTCGGGTTCAAAAATTAAAACAAAAATAATGATTTTCTCGGTTTTGACTTTCATCGCCGCTTTTTTGCCGACTTACATTCATTCGCAATTCATAACCGGACCGTTGGTGAATATGTCGTTAATATTGGCCGCTTTTTTAGTCGGCCCGTTTGAAGCGGTATTTTTGGGATTAATGCCCAGTGTTTTGGCTCTAACTTCCGGTTTATTGCCGTTGGCATTAGCTCCGGTCGTGCCTTTTATTATGATTAGCAACGCGATTTTAGTCGGCGTTTATTATTATTTTGGCAGAAAAAAAATCGGAATTTCAATTTTAGCGGCAAGTTTTTTAAAGTTTTTGTTTCTTTTCGGAATTGCCAGATTATTGGCCGGAGTTTTATTGAGCGGAAAGGCGATTAACGCCGCAATTTTGATGATGGGCTGGATGCAATTCTTCACGGCTGTCGCAGGCGGAATATTGGCATATATTGTTTTATCGTTTATTAAAAAATCGCGAATACTTTCATAAATATGGTACCGGTTAATAAATCAGCAAATAATAAAAAGGCCTGGGTGGTTGGGGTGGATATGGGTTACGGACACCAAAGGACGGCGTACCCATTGGAAAGTTTTGCCTTTGAAGATAAAGTCATCAATGCCAATAATTATGCGGGTATTCCCGATAATGACAGAAACGTCTGGGAATTGGCCAAAAATTTTTACGAGGCAATTTCCGATTTCAAGAAATTTCCTTTTTTGGGCAACTTGGCTTTCGGCATTCTCGAAAAATTCCAAAGAATTTTAAGTTTTTACCCCAAAAGGGATCTGTCAAAGCCGAATTTTTCCCTTAGAGTCATTTTTTCGTTCATTAAAAACGGCTGGGGAAAAGATTTAATATTGAAACTGGAGAAAAATCCCTTGCCTTTGGTAAGCACTTTTTTCACCCCGGTTTTTATGGCCGAGCTTTTCGGTTATCCCGGAGAAATCTATTGCGTCATATGCGATGCCGACATCGCCCGGACCTGGGTTTCCCCGAATCCCGCCAAAAGCAAAATAAAATATTTCGCTCCTAATTCCTGGGTCGTGGAAAGATTAAAACTTTACGGGGTCAGGGAGGAGAATATATTCTTGACCGGCTATCCTTTGCCTTTGGAAAATACCGGAAGCGAGAATTTGGAAATCGCAAAAATCGATTTGGCTTACCGTCTTCTGA
The bacterium DNA segment above includes these coding regions:
- a CDS encoding ECF transporter S component, whose amino-acid sequence is MINEQAIVFSGSKIKTKIMIFSVLTFIAAFLPTYIHSQFITGPLVNMSLILAAFLVGPFEAVFLGLMPSVLALTSGLLPLALAPVVPFIMISNAILVGVYYYFGRKKIGISILAASFLKFLFLFGIARLLAGVLLSGKAINAAILMMGWMQFFTAVAGGILAYIVLSFIKKSRILS